The region GGTGGGGTCGACCAGTCTCCGGGGAGGAAAGGCGGGAATTTCATAGAACCGGTCCCCGGCATAGATTAGCGAACCCCGGTTACCTCGGGTGATAATGACCTCTGCCGGGCCGTATTCGGACAGCCGCAGTGCCATTCGTCTCAGGTCTTCTTCGTGAGACAGGACACGTGCCTCTTCCTCGTTAGTCTTAAGGATGGTGACCCGTCGCAGAGCTTCTTCTTTGTCCGGCCAGTCCGTCAACCGCACCTGTCCTTCATTACTATCGGTGGTCTCATTCTCCCTGAGAAAGCCCTGCGCATCCAGAGAAACGACGGACCTTTCAGCAAGAGACACTATTACTTCGAGAGGGATATCATCTCTGGTCAACGGGCCGAGGTGGAAGACCTTTGCCTGGATACCATCGACATCTTCAGCAGTGAACGGGAGCGCAATACCGGTTACCTTCTGCCTTCTCTGTTCCATTCCTTCCGGGTAGATGTTTATGAAAGTGGTTGTTTGCGGGCTCTCCCTGAGAAAAACGGCGATCCTATCCCGGTACAGACAATCAAGGAGGCTCCTATCATATTCACTGAGCCTGGTGACGACCGCCACGTCCATACCCAGGCTCTTCATAGCCAGCGATGAATAGCAGGCAGTACCGCCGGGCATCTCCGTTTGCCTGGTGCCGATATTCACTATATCTCTGGTGACGTGTCCAACCACGCAGACATCGAACATGGTCTACCTGTCTCCTCGCAGCAGAATCAACCGTGGACTGCTTCGGCAAATTCCCGTGCGAGTATTACAATATCACTCTTTGAGTGGAATCGCCATCACGGACCAGCGACGGACTTGACGATACGAAGGTCTGGCCTTAACATAATCGTACCGGCCGATATGTACGTCCCGGAATGAGGCGTGTAGCTCTCCGTAGCCTTGCAGAATTGACAAATGACCTGCAAAGCCCTACATTGAAGTCCAGACGAATCGGTCGGATTTAATGACAAGTGGTTCCGGTGTGGAGGTAAAATGACAACTATTGCTTCTTCGACTGACCGGCAGATTGCCGTGCTGGTTGATGTTGAAAACGTTGGTCTATCTTCGATACAGTGGCTCTTCGACCAGCTGGCAGATATCGGGCGGATAATTGTAAAGCGGGCTTATGGCGATTGGTCCGTGGCTGGCAACAAACGTGACCAGCTTCTCGAGCTGGGTATTGAGGCAATCCAGGTATTCCATGCAACCCCCTCGGGTAAGAACACGAGTGATATACGTCTGGGAATTGACGCCGTCGACCTGCTGTACCAGTCTACGGTTGACACTTTTGTTATCGTGTCCGCAGACAGTGATTTCGTGCCCCTGGTAAGCCGACTTCGGGCGGCCGGAAAGATGGTAATCGGTGCCGGGGACAAGAAGAATGCCCCGCACTCACTGGTGATATCGTGTGACCGGTACTACTACCTGGAAAAGCAAGCGAAGCCGCGGGCCAGGGTACACAAGGGAAAGGGACGCAGTTCAGACGTTCTCCTTACCCGTGCCGTTGAGGCCACAATGGATGAGCAGGGCAGGGTGGTCGGGAGCAAGCTTCACCAGGCCCTGCAACGTCTCGACCCGAGCTTCAGCTTTCGTGTGCTGGGTCATTCCAC is a window of Dehalococcoidales bacterium DNA encoding:
- a CDS encoding PfkB family carbohydrate kinase, yielding MFDVCVVGHVTRDIVNIGTRQTEMPGGTACYSSLAMKSLGMDVAVVTRLSEYDRSLLDCLYRDRIAVFLRESPQTTTFINIYPEGMEQRRQKVTGIALPFTAEDVDGIQAKVFHLGPLTRDDIPLEVIVSLAERSVVSLDAQGFLRENETTDSNEGQVRLTDWPDKEEALRRVTILKTNEEEARVLSHEEDLRRMALRLSEYGPAEVIITRGNRGSLIYAGDRFYEIPAFPPRRLVDPTGCGDTYMAGYLFLRQTVSDPGKVGEFAARTATAKLEHSGPLIFEQP
- a CDS encoding NYN domain-containing protein, which encodes MTTIASSTDRQIAVLVDVENVGLSSIQWLFDQLADIGRIIVKRAYGDWSVAGNKRDQLLELGIEAIQVFHATPSGKNTSDIRLGIDAVDLLYQSTVDTFVIVSADSDFVPLVSRLRAAGKMVIGAGDKKNAPHSLVISCDRYYYLEKQAKPRARVHKGKGRSSDVLLTRAVEATMDEQGRVVGSKLHQALQRLDPSFSFRVLGHSTFTRYLEASPGVKVTRPGGAGDVTVELAETATVPAPAPVPEVTDTGWDVRIDAAWSKRAAASGDRIPGPNAAGDAAKFLGVSKLSASRYRTLQALLDASELLSGKWRRDGNTVIRR